Within Cydia pomonella isolate Wapato2018A chromosome 26, ilCydPomo1, whole genome shotgun sequence, the genomic segment tgacaatcctcctctatttcaaattatttatgtatatatgtgtaCTTACTTCATAGCTAATTTCATCTTTGACTTCCAAATATGCGATGGCACTCTTTTTACTTTCCAACGGCTTGGGGATGCGCACGCCTACGATCTGGCCGCTCAGGTCGGAGAAGTGTTCtaatatctaaaataaatgaTTCAGGTTAAATACTGTGAAACAAAGTtccatattttaatttgtaaatactGTACAATATGTCAAGACGTTACAATATGTTAGaacaaaactacataaattAGTTTGTCTGTTTGAGAGTTACGATGCTGTAAGCAGATAAtatatagtaaataataataattcagcctatatacgtcccactgctgggcacaggcctcctctcatgcgccaaagggcttgggctatagtccccacgctggcccaatgcggctTAGGGACTTGACTTCTTTTAGTAAGTGATCACTCATCAAAATACTTCTTCCAAACCTGCCTGCAACAAATCCTGACTTTACCTAGTACTTCGCTGTCGGTCTAAAACTGATAATGgcaaaacctaacctaccttATCTTCACTGATATCCAAAGGCAAGTTTCCTATAAACACAACATATCTTTTAGGTCCCTTCACTTTCTGTTGTGGTTTCTTATCTTTTTTACTACTTTCTTCATTCTCGtcttctttattttcttttatcttcTTAACCTCTTGTGTCTTCTTGACAGGATCTCTTTTAACAAATTTCTTCCCTTTCACCGTGGTCTTTAACATGTTGTATAGTATTCTAAGTTTCCTCATGTCAGAGTCAGAAGGGTCGGGTAGTTTGAGTATGGCTTGCATTTGGGTGTGGATGACCTCTGGTAGCATGGCGTCTGAGGTGCCTCTGAGCCTCTGTCTGAGGGTAAGCCGGATACGACCTGGAAACAATTTGTTGACAATTATCATGTAATAAAGGTGTAGAATTACATAAGTTAAGCGTTGTCCAGTTGTCCAACGGACGCTAGAGAGAAAACTAGTTGGGATCACATTGAGAGACCGTAAAACGAATGAGTCGAGTCGCTGAGACAGCAGAGCAAGGTCAACGATGTTGTAAAACGCGCAGCCAGATTGAAGTGGGAATGGGCTGGTCATATAGCACGAAAAACGATTCTACAGTAAACGACTACTGGAGTGGCGACCATGGGGGGAGGAACGTCCTCAAAGTAGACCCCAGATGCGTGGGGACgacgacatcaaaaggactgcgggaagaagtggctccaggttgcacagaaccgtgacgagtggcataaAATGGAGGAGGCCTACACCCGAAGGGTAGAGAAGGGCTAAAGTGATAGAAAGGTGTTTAGGCCTGTGCTGTAACTGGATCGCCAAATTCAAAGTGATttatcttaaatattttataaaataaagtgaaCCCACAGTATTGGCCAATTAAACAGTATTGGGTTGAGTGTCCTAGGCTCCTAGGAATCCTTTCGTTAAAACGAGAAGAATGATATgagacaaaaatatttttaaaaatatgtcttcatcattatttatttatttattgttacataCAAAAATTTGTACAGCATTACAGTGAAAACTAAGGCACTATACAAACTAATTAATAGAAGACAaagtttatacaaaaaaaaacaggaacATAATAGGAACATCATACAGGTGACAGTGTCTTTTGACACATTCttggttaaattaaatatgttaaaatgggtaatgtctgtgtctcacggaagttttgtgaTTAAAAGATTCTTGGTTGAATTCTGGGCCATACAACAAAACTTAGCAAACTAAGAGTGGGAAGAAATGCAGAATTAtgaatttactaataaataataatttttaagcaaATTATAGAAAAGCAAATCTTGATTCACCCAGCATCCATGCCATTGATAGGGTTTTGAATTTAGCGATTATGGCGCAGGCCTTAAGTACTTTTTTGCAtgtagaaattatttatttatgaatgcacaggcagcttatagctgatatgtgcacatcaatgtcctgcacttgtgttttgtccatttataaaatgtttgtcgagtctgtttttaaaagaattcactgagattctattttaaatatttaagtgagGATCTAGCATGTATTTAAAGTGTTATTAGGCAGATCCACAGTTCAATATAGAGAGAGTGGCCTCGGGAAGCAAACAATTAGTGTAGACATGCCTCAAATAAACTAAAAACGGCAGAGAATATATAATAGTGTTGCGCCATTTTGAACTGACGGGGATTGGCTCGGGCGAGGCAAATGTGCTCACAAATATTAAGACAAGCATGACGCCACACAAGGACAGATGTATGCTTGCTCGGAATTTCCTTCGCGCCCTATTGAACAGCAGGCTCAAAATCCTTAAATTAAACAATTGTGTCTGGACCTCAGGAGGTTAACCTAATACTTATCAATACTCACCTTTCTGGTTATTTGTCATACTGGCAGCCATAAACCTCTTCACCAGCTCTTTGTCTTTAAGGACAGGATACTTTGCTAACATTTCCTCAGTCAGCCCACGCTTGACGGTTTCTTGACATACTGTAACCTCGCTAATCTTTGCTTTTTTAGCTACTACTTCATCGTTATCATTGTCACCAGATTCCTTAGTTTTAGTCTTTTTAGATTTCTTAGGTTTCTTCATGTCACTTTCACTTACTGCCTCTTTATTTGATGTTTCTACAAACTTCATTTTCTTAGTTTTAGCTTTGCTTGTACCATTTTCATTTACTTCAGCAGGCTTTTCTACTAGCTTGTTTTTCTTAGCCTTCTTAGTTACTTTGCTAACTTCATTTTTGTTTGTGTCTTCGGCAGTCATTTCTACatcttttccttttttattattagcttTAGTATTTCCTTTGAATTTACGTTTACGGCTTTGTGGTTCACCCATTCTGTAATACAGATAAACATTGTGGCGTTAGGTtgcatgattggctcgaattcgtgtgtgtTACACTGCTGTACTGGCgcattcttattgcccataaggcCTGTTATTTGTTATATgtcaatatataatatgttatagataaataataacaaaacgtTATCATAATAATTGCTAGAAGTTGCAATTTACGTATTTTTCCTGAATAAAAAATCCAGAAAGGCTGTCTGTCATACCACATCCTTTATACTAGTAGCTACGTAATTATGTGAGTGTGAAAGAAGAACAAATTACCCTTCTAACTTGCACTTATAGTTATAGAGCAGAATATAATCAGAAAGAAACCAATTTTAATAGGGAAGCCTACAACCAGGATGAAGTGGATTTTGTAGGTTATGTTTGTTTTACACAATgcttatttattactaaaataacataaaaaaacaacggatATCAAGGGTAAATCAGTATTATATGAATTTGCGTTTTTTACTTTGATTCTAAACGTTTTACATTAATTTTTTAGAGGCCTTACCTCGTGATTGTGTTGTCGCTGAAACAAAGTCGGCAATAAACTTATGTGGGAAAAGATCACTTTAATCTCTTTATTTCATAGAATTAAGTTAGTAGATTTCACGTGTAATTGATGAAATACTTGGTAGTTTTATTTGATTATGTATGCAACATGTGAGAAGCATTGGGATTGGGacaagaaatattttaagcTTCTAATTCTTTTTCCTTTGAAGGAAGCATTCAAATATTACGTTTTTGTGCGAGATATGTTGATTTGGTAATGAAACACCAACGCATTTTTTCTAAGCCCTACGCAAATAATTTGATAATACACCTATTATATTGATTCAGATCATTTATAATGAagttatgaaatatttactaaaaaaaaatatgtaattgaAATCCTGGCATACAAAAGCATATTGGTATCAGAATGTACCAAAATCCATTGACATATGTCAGAATGGTGCGTTTAGATTATGCTTTGGTGGTGTGTTCGGTtcttttaaagtatttataaaggaGGCTGCGTTGTCCTTTTGGGCTTATTGCGCCCGAGCAATCAGCCAGCCATAATATGTAAATTCGATGTAAATAGAATAGACCACAACGCATgcattttttagtttatttactaCTCACAATTTTTCTATTATCCATGAAATCAcggggacctaccgcgaaagccgaaattcgcaaattgtgggcaGCTCTCTTTTTTACTCAAATGAAGGCGTATTTAGAGTGAaggagaaagatgcccgcaatttgcaaacttcgattttcgcggttatagcccagtgggCAGAAATCGACAAATTAGTACGATGATTTCCTGTACGTAGCTTCTGTTCGGCATCAACAaggaatagaaataaaaacaaataatttcatTACTTAAACTTTATTCTGATTATTTACAAACATTCATCATAATGAATTATGGACACTCTCGTCTTATATTACATTACACACATTCTCATCTTAGATTCattttacatttacaaaataTCACATTCTGTAtggaaaaaatatggtatttatatatttacaagttTCATAAATGCAAGTGCAAAATTTATGTTATGGGGCGACAACATCATTGAGAAGGTAGGCGGAGAATTCAACTGTTCTGCAAAGATTTACATGTTACATGTTTATGTCTACAtatatgaacctccaggtctggttttataattttttttattgtaagtggtatctatatatttatgtatgtctgtaaataaaaaaaaagatctgcCGCCAAAAGCCTCACGCAAtggtcaatagggttgtttccatctacaaatatTAGGGcagatttttagattttttgtatcccaataaattcttttggattataagaacatgttaaactacttttaggggacctgtaatgaccatatttttgtaaatattgaatttctaatatcttttggcacacgtttcgtgaccaaactcgaaacgtcattgaagattctgatgacgtcacaagtctcggattgacactgttgacattTAGGCGataaataacaaatgacaaatgtcagttgccagttcgtatcttctacgtgtgtatgtagttatgtgtcaaaccgtaaactgtgacgtcacataattttcaaagagcgttttgggcgcgaaagcatctgccaaaatatattttgttaatttaacgatactccaccgaacactgtccatgaccgtaatatgataagattcatatactagccgtgtcttatccaacctcgacattggcagaatcatcaacaccttgatggagccataacacgaaaaattgattgattgatatttaaagccatttttattataaaagatGAATTTTAGggtaacttttagttaatatagaacgtaatacaagcgtttaaaaaaaattggaaacaaccctattccgGCGCCGCATGTAGCGTCGGTGGGATCTCGGACTACATTGAGAGTAGTTTCCGCCAGTGTCAGAAATCTAGAGTCAGACcgagataagttggcagcaattttgatagcccagacggtgcaagtgtcaagtaaacgtcatcatttcattgaagtttgacgtttaaaataacatgttcATCGTCTAGGCTAtctaaatcgctgccaacttatattgGTTTGACTCTAGCCCATCGGCCAATGACCCCCAATGTAGCATACAGCCCAAGACAGGCGAAGCGACAATACAGTAGCCGTCATTGTGGGGTTTGTTCTGAAACATGGCTGGCTCGCAGTGCTCACAGCCGATACAGTAGTAGCTTCAGTCGGAGTCGGAGGCCGGCGGCCCGCAGGGAGCCCAGCCGGAGCCCGAGGGTCACGCCTCCGACGAGCGGGAATCGTCGCTGTCTGTTTCGTCCTTCTGAAATGACAAATACTTTATTTGATAGATATTGTTATATCATGTAGTTTAATGATGTAGTATAATGTAATATAGTGTAGTGTAATgtagttttgacgaccggtctggcctagtgggtagtgaccctgccttctATAGGTACAGGCAATGTTTGGATACCATAACCTCAGATATTACAGTTAATGAGATCGGATGCCAAAACCGTTGCAAAACCAGAAACCAGAAGCGAAACCAGAAAACTAACTATAACTATTTCTATTGACGGTCTCTAGAAGTGTCATGTACTTTAaaaaagaggcaccagcccAGTTATAATTACGTTTGTGGGTTCCTTTGAGTGGTTATTATAATAGAAACCCACGAGCAAGATTGCAATTATTTATTGGATAACTAATCACAAAGAACGATCTTGgtacaataataacaatatcaCTCGCGTCGGTTCGGTACGTATATCGCACTCGCGAGAGCGGCGAGCGTAGGGACGAGAAGCGTGACCGCTCGCTAGAAGTGTCTGGCTCGCACTGgctgccgaggcggcgcgcgcgcggcgctcGTAGGCGATTCCCGGAAACTAGGGATTGGCGAATGGCCGCCGGTTTTAGTGATGGGAAACCGTGTCGAATATGAgctagggaatgctaaccggttaaccggttacccggtaatttgaccaatattacagtcggtaaaataccggtaatttccagccgtaaccgggaatttaccgaacgttgtataggcaaataaaaatgtaacaacctgttgaattagcccatctatgtcttcgtacttacaaaaaaaaacaattactactgtttacgattacgaagagacacttaaaatacttacttttctgcatcttatgatctcgtcggagtaggaactaggaagcaatgttttgtgacaaatgagtggtcgctaatccctcgccctttcccttctcgccacccctacccgatccgccttactatgttcagtgtcctttgttttagtctgtagtgtcagacaagtgtggaatgcgaaagaacattttctaccgctggttacttgtgttcaagatatcgttcacgaatgtctaagcaacgttctaattaatcgcttagatatttaacaaacgcaattattttatacataattaacagaatgatctgatgatgacatgttcctgattccaactcctatcttaagatcccggtaacgattttagaacaaaaattttaaattgatagatttagtcgttggaattgtacaccttttgttacgtaatatctaaataacaagtattggtttctattagcacgttttttcatcttgccttttaataatgaggtcgcaagcgtgcgtccccggtaataggtgacgagaagggttagtttttaaaaattcatggCACCACGGACTCCACTGCCAGTCAAGCGCCGGCCGATTTTATAGACACTCGGCCCTAAACGACCTAATCCGCAGAGCACTCGGTACCGTCTCCATACCAGCAACCCTGGAGCCAGTTGGTTTATCAGCGGCAGATGGCAAAAGGCCCGACGGCTGCTCGCTCGTACCTTGGTTCCTGGGGCGGCCCCTGGCGTGGGATGTAACATGCGTTGATACGCTGGCCCCATCTCATGTCCGGCGCTCTGCCAGGAAGCCGGGGACGGCAGCAGACGACGCCCAAATTGCCAAGTGtcgcaaatatgcatttttaaaaagtaattatgtatttgcgGCACTTGCGATTGAAACTTTCGGTCCTTGGTCGTCCGACACCAAGAAACTAGTAAAAGAAATTTCTACTAAACTAGTCTGGGTGTCTGGCGACCTACGAGCTGGCGCTTTTTTCGCACAAAAACTTAGCCTCACTGTGCAGAGAGGGAACGCGGCCAGCAGTGTcctgggaacaatgcctcaggctaatttaggcttagttttttgataatatagctattgtaattgattatgtaaatatatatttccctctacaaatgatgtataagaacagtttcagcaaatgtacAACatgattgtttaagtatcaaaattacgttgaaattaagtcaattttcagagaaattgtcacttgttttgaagtgatttctggagaaaattgatttcgtctaactttcatttacactacttcaaatttatagtaacaaaaatgtagtttattaaagttgaagtacaggatatgtgtaatacaaaattaccatttttagcagtccaaacttaacgaaatttacaaataagatcgacaaaatcactgcttttcgcgcgtttacctaaacgtccatcagaaaaaaaccattactaattaagtgagtctgtttaaaaaaaagaaattataatgaaagataacaagacgtgctaatagaaaccagtacttgttatttttaatagttaacaaaaggtgtacaatttcatgcgcttaatctatcaatttgacatttgtgcgactaaaatcgataacggcctcataaagtgcaattttaaagtaactagtgttaaaatgatatgaaactaatcttgctgttaaattttttttttcttatatttactagattttaatgaatgttgattacggttttagttactttaataacaatattatattgatagatgtgtaaatgcaaacgtgtatgacatttaaatgacgactgtcactctttagttataatttttgttacccttttGTCGCGACGAACGCGAAAATCCGATGCCACAATACTAATTCACCTGCGGCAACACCGAACAGCGCCCTCTAGGTGGAACTGTGGTAAGTTAACCAACGTAGTAAGTTGGTGAAGCTAGATTCAGTATGGCGCGAAACGCGCTAGTTCtataaaatgtgatataaaGTGAGGAAGCCTACAACTGTCCGGAATCATCTAaagctaagtattttatttacttggtgAAAGCTCGCAGTAGTGGTATGGTTTCTCTGTGCGATTATCTCCTTTATTCCTTTCTGGTTCGAGCTTGCCACGTGACCTTGACGTGGAAGCTATTGGGAGCCCATCTTAGGTAAGGCGGACTAGGGACTTATGATTGTGTAGGAGTCTGCGGCTTCGGCCGCAGATCCTCCTATATCAATGTGTAAGAGAATGGCAGGTTTAGCTGCTAGATGCTCCCCGTAAGGGGGGCGGCTACTatagagaaaggcgttaggagttctgtggcttcggctgctaggttctcctttatccccgtgtaggagtaaggtggctccggccgctagttactcctttatcagcacgcaaggggcagcttcggctgtggtacgcccccttgaaaccagagaaaggcgttaggagttctgtggcttcggctgctaggttctcctttatccccgtgtaggagtaaggtggcttcggccgctagttactcctttatcagcacgcaaggggcagcttcggctgcggtacgcccccttgaCTATACAGCTACTTAGGTAGTTGGCTTTGTGTAACCTACATCCGGCCGGGTAAGATGGGGCTCACTAGTAagatatatagatttatgtgtGGAGGTTAATGGTTTGGAGAATACCATGTTCATAGAGCAATTTTACCCACAGATCTCGGGTGTCATACATTCAGCCGCCTTAAGATAAGCGAAGCAGATTAAGGCTCCTCTGGCCCAGGAGTTGAGGTGCAGGGAGAGTGAGGATGAAGAGTCCCTTATGGGATATGAAGGTATGTATGCGATGCATTCTATACCCCAATAGAAACCCCCCATATataacacacacatatatataagtTGCCGCCTTTCCCCTCTTTACGGTCTCATTTATATACCGTAGGCGGCTAGGGGAGAGGCGGCCACacctttgattactgcgatttttaaagaattaaaaaagtttaatgttgcttatttaatgtacaagttcatttcgctttgaaatgatacatgtttgattttttatttaatatgattagtaaatatatcttgtttaatgtttatagtttattttcattattttgttttgtcgatgtttctataagGTCCGTCCGTCGTGTAAcgtaaaggttactgacgaaaataaggacacaatcaataataatgcaaaatcaatgttttttatttcataaacgtataaccggtaatttaccggttaaccggttagtgggacctcgcgtcggtaaattaccggtaatgaaaaacgcccggttattgcattccctaatatGAGCTCGCCTCacgtttttatgatagttatttgttttacaagagggcaaagttgttatttaaccgctcgtgctaatattgatactcgagcaagcgaatgattccaaaattgaaccacgagcgtagcgagtggttcgagaagctggaatcttgagcgttgcgagggtttcaagacacAAGGGTTAAAtagactttgcctccgagtgaaacataaaaatattcactACACCAATGCgtggaaaatactaactatgaaataccaaaaaatcaaaccaaatccaatccaaatgaacgtgatataaaatatatcattcaaaatcatcatttaaaagtcaattctaccagccaacataaggaaacaactcaagaTTTGCGTCTGATTACTTTCCCCCACATGTAAAAAATGCAACTGTCTCATTCGTTTtttaacaatcaagagggcctttaccagttggtatggggacaacatttttatgacattttttttttctattattttatttttattttttgtattgttccAGATAGTCTGTTACTAACAAGCTATGGATCAACttaagtctgaaataaataatttatttatataatagatatacctatccaaggtggccctgacctggaagatgcccggaaaacggaaacatggtcgccctaaatctacttggcgccgttccgtggagcaagagttgggtgtatcggggatggggtgggaggaggttacccaagctgcccggGACCGGAGTCAGGGGatgaaaatggttcgagccctacaccccagcagggggtaacaggatgaaaagaagaagaatagaTATACCTTGAGCGTGAAGACGGTGTACGTGGGCGGCATGGCGTGGTGGCGGCAGGCGGCGGCGGGCAGCGGCAGCCGCGCGCGCGCCTCGCCGCACGCGCTCAGCCCGCGCGCGTCGCCGCACGCCGCGAACAGCACCTGCGCGTTCACATCAATGCTTGTAATCAACTACTTCCAAACAAactttgacaaccggtctggcctagtgggtagtgatcctgcctatgaagccgatggtcccgggttcaaatcctggtaagggcatttattcgtgtgatgagcatggatatttgttcctgagtcatgggtgttttctatgtatttaagtatttataaatatttatatattatatatatcgttgtctaagtaccctcaacacgagccttattgagcttactgtgggacttagtcaatttgtgtaataatgtcctataatatttatttatttaaacttacattgACCGACCTCGCGAAGCTTGTATGTATCAATGTAAGAGTTATAGTCGTagtagaccgcgggccaggaacAATTCCCATGACCAATCACCTCCCGGCTAAAAACTCGTGCAGTGGTTAagggctaggtatgatgaaccctcgtggaactcagctgccgctccgttggtgggttgaggaatggcagccaccgaaacacgtaaaaaaaaaacaaaaattgtcatcacctcccgtttgatactatgtaaaatgatagttcagatgctgttgttaactaaaaaaatccttagccgcttatatcgcggtggtaagaacatcagctggtcgcatatgaacatgtaaaaaataaattttacaatacACAACATTGTTTGCGCACCGCATGATGCCCTCAGCGAATGTGCAGCGTGCGTGGACCCTATCCATAGCCTTACCTGATGTCTGTCGTGCATGATGTGTTTCAGGCAGTGCTTGGCAGCGGGCACAACATTGTTTGCGCACCGCATGCTGCCCTCAGCGAATGTGCAGCGTGCGTGGACCCTATCCATAGCCTTACCTGATGTCTGTCGTGCATGATGTGTTTCAGGCAGTGCTTGGCAGCGGGCACAACATTGTTTGCGCACCGCATGCTGCCCTCAGCGAATGTGCAGCGTGCGTGGACCCTATCCATAGCCTTACCTGATGTCTGTCGTGCATGATGTGTTTCAGGCAGTGCTTGGCAGCGGGCACAACATTGTTTGCGCACCGCATGCTGCCCTCAGCGAATGTGCAGCGTGCGTGGACCCTATCCATAGCCTTACCTGATGTCTGTCGTGCATGATGTGTTTCAGGCAGTGCTTGGCAGCGGGCACAACATTGTTTGCGCACCGCATGCTGCCCTCAGCGAATGTGCAGCGTGCGTGGACCCTATCCATAGCCTTACCTGATGTCTGTCGTGCATGATGTGTTTCAGGCAGTGCTTGGCAGCGGGCACAACATTGTTTGCGCACCGCATGCTGCCCTCAGCGAATGTGCAGCGTGCGTGGACCCTATCCATAGCCTTACCTGATGTCTGTCGTGCATGATGTGTTTCAGGCAGTGCTTGGCAGCGGGCACAACATTGTTTGCGCACCGCATGCTGCCCTCAGCGAATGTGCAGCGTGCGTGGACCCTATCCATAGCCTTACCTGATGTCTGTCGTGCATGATGTGTTTCAGGCAGTGCTTGGCAGCGGGCACAACATTGTTTGCGCACCGCATGCTGCCCTCAGCGAATGTGCAGCGTGCGTGGACCCTATCCATAGCCTTACCTGATGTCTGTCGTGCATGATGTGTTTCAGGCAGTGCTTGGCAGCGGGCACAACATTGTTTGCGCACCGCATGCTGCCCTCAGCGAATGTGCAGCGTGCGTGGACCCTATCCATAGCCTTACCTGATGTCTGTCGTGCATGATGTGTTTCAGGCAGTGCTTGGCAGCGGGCACAACATTGTTTGCGCACCGCATGCTGCCCTCAGCGAATGTGCAGCGTGCGTGGACCCTATCCATAGCCTTACCTGATGTCTGTCGTGCATGATGTGTTTCAGGCAGTGCTTGGCAGCGGGCACAACATTGTTTGCGCACCGCATGCTGCCCTCAGCGAATGTGCAGCGTGCGTGGACCCTATCCATAGCCTTACCTGATGTCTGTCGTGCATGATGTGTTTCAGGCAGTGCTTGGCAGCGGGCACAACATTGTTTGCGCACCGCATGCTGCCCTCAGCGAATGTGCAGCGTGCGTGGGAGGGCACGGGACGGTTCGCCACCAAGTTTACCTGTTATCATACagaaaataagtaagcttaatagtaaatattaccaATGAAAAGAAGGATATAAGTAGGattgagtcggtcaggaccgaagaactaaaaggaatgaaatcccacca encodes:
- the LOC133532079 gene encoding uncharacterized protein LOC133532079, translated to MGEPQSRKRKFKGNTKANNKKGKDVEMTAEDTNKNEVSKVTKKAKKNKLVEKPAEVNENGTSKAKTKKMKFVETSNKEAVSESDMKKPKKSKKTKTKESGDNDNDEVVAKKAKISEVTVCQETVKRGLTEEMLAKYPVLKDKELVKRFMAASMTNNQKGRIRLTLRQRLRGTSDAMLPEVIHTQMQAILKLPDPSDSDMRKLRILYNMLKTTVKGKKFVKRDPVKKTQEVKKIKENKEDENEESSKKDKKPQQKVKGPKRYVVFIGNLPLDISEDKILEHFSDLSGQIVGVRIPKPLESKKSAIAYLEVKDEISYELALSKHHSMLDNRRINVLYSTQKNSKITKTEAKGKAAKLVAMQKSGQLAGSIPLDKKRSARRKKMKVAQKAREATDRGV